One genomic region from Microcoleus sp. FACHB-672 encodes:
- a CDS encoding ABC transporter ATP-binding protein: protein MTVSQIHLTKSTNIKTQVPAVTLGSVNTKTEAIVAKRVEMVFQSGRQQFKALKGINLDIQRGDVQLLMGPSGSGKTTLLSILAGLLTPTAGRVYLLGEEITSMSRAELAHFRLHNIGFIFQGFNLFPALTAAENVEVALKVKGVGGRTRRNQAQILLEQVGLGEKAKLLPRELSGGQKQRVAIARALAGSPQLIMADEPTAALDSQNGHAVIELLSQLAKEGGCTVLMVTHDPRIMDIADRVLSVEDGILKGSRGEGLGG, encoded by the coding sequence ATGACTGTTTCTCAAATTCACCTTACTAAATCGACTAACATAAAAACTCAGGTGCCAGCAGTTACTTTAGGCTCCGTCAATACCAAAACAGAAGCCATCGTTGCCAAGAGAGTAGAGATGGTCTTCCAATCTGGACGGCAGCAGTTTAAAGCCCTCAAAGGAATTAACTTAGATATCCAGCGGGGCGATGTTCAACTGTTGATGGGTCCCTCTGGTTCGGGTAAGACAACTTTGCTGTCAATTTTAGCTGGGTTGCTGACACCCACTGCCGGCAGAGTTTATCTTCTGGGAGAAGAAATTACCAGTATGTCTCGTGCTGAGCTAGCCCACTTCCGATTGCACAATATTGGTTTTATTTTTCAGGGATTTAACTTATTTCCAGCCTTAACGGCAGCAGAGAATGTGGAAGTGGCGCTTAAAGTGAAAGGCGTTGGGGGCCGAACTCGGAGAAATCAAGCTCAAATACTGCTAGAACAGGTGGGGTTGGGCGAGAAAGCGAAACTACTGCCTCGCGAACTGTCGGGTGGGCAAAAACAGCGAGTCGCGATTGCACGGGCATTAGCCGGCAGCCCTCAACTGATTATGGCAGATGAACCCACCGCTGCCCTGGACTCGCAAAACGGGCACGCAGTCATTGAACTGCTGAGTCAGTTGGCAAAAGAAGGCGGCTGCACCGTGCTAATGGTGACGCATGATCCCCGGATCATGGATATCGCTGACCGAGTTCTTTCTGTAGAAGATGGAATACTAAAAGGGTCTAGGGGAGAGGGGCTAGGGGGCTAG
- a CDS encoding FtsX-like permease family protein, whose product MASIARKNLFEDIPRFLVAQAGIMFAVSLVTIQTGILNGFTRSSALVIDQSKADIWVASKYMVNFELTLPLYYEQVAQTQKIAGVERAEALQVKASIWRDPLGTISLVRVIAFNPEGQLFAPQPIERGSLSFLKEPYTVMVDKSTLKSLNVQWVGDEVEVGAFPARLVGWTAGTQSIVSSAFMYTSLENANVYVNSTPPSVNLTATPENLTPDQIRALAATGQIDPALAEQLASLPPEKLKELAATKEFKQKLESAASGKGKPAAPRKLVAKDQIAYVLVKPKAGYDLQTLKRDLEAALPNTRAYTRAEMAQHTRNYWLQRTGIGFILGLGAAVGILVGTVIVGQILYASASDHIKEFGTLKAMGASDSVIYGIIVEQALWMAVLGYVPGMLVCWGLGNWTLATQGIMILITPTSAGIVFGITVLMCVSSALFAIQKVTRVDPAIVFKA is encoded by the coding sequence TCGTTGCTCAAGCTGGGATTATGTTTGCGGTGAGTTTAGTAACGATCCAAACCGGCATCCTTAATGGATTTACACGCTCTAGCGCCCTGGTTATCGATCAATCCAAAGCCGATATTTGGGTGGCTTCAAAATACATGGTGAACTTTGAACTCACCCTCCCCCTCTATTACGAGCAAGTCGCCCAAACGCAAAAAATAGCCGGTGTCGAGCGAGCAGAAGCACTTCAGGTGAAAGCCTCGATCTGGCGCGATCCCTTGGGGACGATATCTCTGGTGAGAGTCATCGCATTTAACCCAGAAGGGCAATTATTTGCGCCACAACCAATTGAACGGGGAAGCCTGAGTTTCCTCAAAGAACCTTACACCGTCATGGTGGACAAAAGCACCTTAAAATCCCTGAACGTGCAATGGGTGGGTGATGAGGTTGAAGTCGGAGCCTTTCCAGCTCGGCTGGTGGGTTGGACAGCCGGCACTCAATCAATCGTCTCCAGTGCTTTTATGTACACCTCACTGGAAAACGCTAACGTCTATGTCAATTCCACTCCCCCCTCAGTCAACCTAACTGCCACACCGGAAAATCTCACCCCTGATCAAATCCGAGCATTAGCCGCCACAGGTCAAATCGATCCAGCACTAGCCGAACAGCTAGCCAGTCTACCTCCAGAAAAGCTTAAAGAATTAGCGGCCACCAAGGAATTTAAGCAGAAGTTGGAAAGTGCTGCATCCGGCAAGGGAAAGCCGGCAGCACCCAGAAAATTAGTTGCTAAAGATCAGATCGCTTATGTGTTGGTAAAACCCAAAGCCGGCTACGATCTGCAGACACTCAAACGGGATCTCGAAGCCGCTTTGCCAAATACACGAGCCTATACGCGGGCTGAAATGGCACAGCACACTCGAAATTACTGGTTGCAGCGAACTGGAATTGGCTTCATCTTAGGATTAGGGGCGGCAGTCGGTATCTTGGTAGGCACCGTCATTGTCGGTCAGATCCTTTACGCATCAGCATCCGACCATATTAAAGAATTTGGCACTCTCAAAGCGATGGGTGCATCTGATTCCGTAATTTACGGCATTATTGTGGAGCAAGCGTTATGGATGGCAGTTTTAGGTTATGTCCCCGGTATGCTGGTGTGCTGGGGACTGGGCAATTGGACTTTAGCAACTCAGGGAATCATGATTTTAATTACACCGACAAGCGCCGGCATTGTATTTGGGATCACCGTGTTGATGTGTGTTAGTTCAGCGCTATTTGCGATTCAAAAAGTCACTCGTGTCGATCCCGCTATCGTATTCAAGGCATGA